In a single window of the Agromyces sp. H17E-10 genome:
- the aceA gene encoding isocitrate lyase, which translates to MSTPIRPGDQTQTAAELQLEWDADPRWEGVRRDYTAEDVIALRGPVREERTLAKRGAEKLWENIQKNTGNAFERMEDPEWSAALGALTGNQAVQQVRAGLKAIYLSGWQVAADANLSGQTYPDQSLYPANSVPAVVRRINNALLRAGQIETDASATGITDWMAPIVADAEAGFGGPLNAYELMHQMIEAGAAGVHWEDQLASEKKCGHMGGKVLVPTSQHIRTINAARLAADVAGVPSIIIARTDALAATLITSDHDERDRPFVTGERTAEGFYNVQNGIEPVIARGLAYAEYADLLWVESAEPDLDLARRFAEAVHAKFPGKRLSYNCSPSFNWKRHLDDDQIAKFQRELASMGYAFQFITLAGFHSLNHGMFTLAKDYNERHMSAYVELQEAEFASEAAGYTATRHQREVGTGYFDQIATALNPQSATLALVGSTEEDQFNH; encoded by the coding sequence ATGAGCACCCCGATCCGCCCCGGCGACCAGACCCAGACCGCTGCCGAGCTGCAGCTCGAGTGGGACGCCGACCCCCGCTGGGAGGGCGTCCGCCGCGACTACACCGCCGAGGACGTCATCGCCCTCCGCGGCCCGGTCCGCGAGGAGCGCACGCTCGCGAAGCGCGGTGCCGAGAAGCTCTGGGAGAACATCCAGAAGAACACCGGCAACGCCTTCGAGCGCATGGAGGACCCCGAGTGGTCGGCCGCGCTCGGCGCCCTCACCGGCAACCAGGCCGTGCAGCAGGTGCGCGCCGGCCTCAAGGCCATCTACCTCTCGGGCTGGCAGGTCGCCGCCGACGCGAACCTCTCGGGCCAGACCTACCCCGATCAGTCGCTCTACCCCGCGAACTCGGTGCCCGCGGTCGTGCGCCGCATCAACAACGCCCTGCTGCGTGCGGGCCAGATCGAGACGGATGCCTCGGCCACCGGGATCACCGACTGGATGGCGCCGATCGTCGCCGACGCCGAGGCCGGCTTCGGCGGACCGCTCAACGCGTACGAGCTCATGCACCAGATGATCGAGGCCGGCGCGGCCGGCGTGCACTGGGAGGACCAGCTCGCCAGCGAGAAGAAGTGCGGGCACATGGGCGGCAAGGTGCTCGTGCCGACCTCGCAGCACATCCGCACGATCAACGCCGCCCGACTCGCGGCCGACGTCGCGGGCGTGCCGTCGATCATCATCGCCCGCACCGACGCTCTCGCGGCGACCCTCATCACGAGCGACCACGACGAGCGCGACCGTCCGTTCGTCACGGGCGAGCGCACCGCCGAGGGCTTCTACAACGTGCAGAACGGCATCGAGCCCGTCATCGCCCGCGGGCTCGCGTACGCCGAGTACGCCGACCTGCTGTGGGTCGAGTCGGCCGAGCCCGACCTCGACCTCGCGCGCCGGTTCGCCGAGGCCGTGCACGCGAAGTTCCCGGGCAAGCGCCTCTCGTACAACTGCTCGCCGTCGTTCAACTGGAAGCGCCACCTCGACGACGACCAGATCGCGAAGTTCCAGCGCGAACTCGCGTCGATGGGCTACGCGTTCCAGTTCATCACCCTCGCGGGCTTCCACTCGCTGAACCACGGCATGTTCACGCTCGCCAAGGACTACAACGAGCGTCACATGTCGGCCTACGTCGAACTCCAGGAGGCGGAATTCGCCTCGGAGGCCGCCGGCTACACCGCCACGCGCCACCAGCGCGAGGTCGGCACCGGCTACTTCGACCAGATCGCCACCGCGCTCAACCCGCAGAGCGCCACGCTCGCCCTCGTCGGATCGACCGAGGAAGACCAGTTCAACCACTGA